One window of the Rufibacter radiotolerans genome contains the following:
- a CDS encoding DUF2911 domain-containing protein — MPKKNLLFTFLFLFAMGFTAFAQDAKPKASPAATATGKVGAATITVAYSSPSVKGRTIWGELVPYGKAWRMGANEATTFTTDKDIKVQGKTLKAGKYSLFAVPGQKEWQIIFNSQTGQWGVTRQGANFDPANNVLTVLVKPRKSAKMNESLVYEITPKGLFLKWENLEVPVAIK, encoded by the coding sequence ATGCCAAAGAAAAATCTTCTCTTCACCTTCCTTTTCCTGTTTGCCATGGGCTTCACTGCCTTTGCCCAGGATGCCAAGCCCAAAGCAAGTCCGGCCGCTACGGCTACCGGTAAAGTAGGGGCCGCCACCATCACCGTGGCCTATAGCAGCCCATCTGTGAAAGGCAGAACCATTTGGGGCGAATTGGTGCCTTACGGAAAAGCCTGGCGCATGGGCGCCAATGAAGCCACCACCTTTACCACCGACAAAGACATTAAAGTACAAGGGAAAACCCTTAAAGCCGGTAAGTACAGCTTATTTGCGGTGCCTGGCCAGAAAGAGTGGCAGATCATCTTCAACTCCCAGACCGGCCAATGGGGCGTAACCCGCCAGGGCGCCAACTTTGATCCCGCTAACAATGTGCTCACCGTTTTGGTAAAGCCTCGTAAATCTGCCAAGATGAATGAAAGCCTTGTGTATGAAATCACACCCAAAGGCCTTTTTTTGAAATGGGAGAACCTGGAAGTGCCGGTGGCTATTAAATAA
- a CDS encoding DUF3307 domain-containing protein, translating to MAGFTQPEILLLLKLVLAHCLSDFALQPTAWVENRARRKFRSRKLYYHIGITGVVTFLLSQSWQLALWITVTHLLIDLWKAYQKCTTLYFLIDQLLHFLMLGVGWLYYVNGHLAPDVVLNNYRFMVYLTGFFIATFPLSIVIKVLTAKWGTGNKRRPKPMKDTAEDNSLEGPKVPAVPEDSRWNELKEAGRWIGIIERVLIISFVLLDQYEAIGFLVAAKTIIRFKETDQRKSEYFLFGTLLSISLSIFLALVMKMALGLE from the coding sequence ATGGCCGGCTTTACCCAACCAGAAATATTATTGCTGCTAAAGTTAGTGCTGGCGCACTGCCTGTCAGATTTCGCGCTGCAACCCACAGCCTGGGTAGAAAACCGGGCGCGCCGGAAGTTTAGATCCAGAAAACTGTACTACCACATTGGCATCACCGGGGTGGTCACGTTCTTGCTCTCGCAGAGTTGGCAGCTGGCGCTCTGGATTACCGTCACCCATCTGCTCATTGACCTCTGGAAAGCCTACCAGAAGTGCACCACCCTCTATTTTCTGATAGACCAATTGTTACACTTCCTGATGCTGGGGGTAGGCTGGCTCTACTATGTAAATGGCCACCTGGCCCCGGACGTTGTATTGAATAACTACCGCTTTATGGTGTACCTCACGGGGTTCTTTATCGCTACTTTCCCGTTGAGTATTGTCATAAAAGTGCTAACCGCCAAATGGGGAACTGGAAACAAACGGAGGCCTAAACCCATGAAGGATACGGCAGAAGATAATTCCCTAGAAGGGCCGAAAGTGCCTGCGGTACCAGAGGACAGCCGTTGGAATGAATTGAAAGAGGCCGGCCGCTGGATTGGCATTATTGAACGGGTGCTCATCATTTCGTTTGTGCTGCTGGACCAGTATGAGGCCATCGGGTTTCTGGTTGCCGCCAAAACCATTATCCGGTTCAAAGAGACAGACCAGCGCAAGTCAGAATACTTCCTGTTCGGTACCCTGCTGAGCATCAGCCTTTCCATTTTTCTGGCCCTGGTCATGAAGATGGCGTTGGGGCTGGAATAA
- a CDS encoding MgtC/SapB family protein: MDFSFLDSTEITMPVIAARLMLSILLGGLLGWERERNRHTAGLRTLIIICVGSCLLMLISIYIPQTFSHYKNADPGRIAAQVVSGIGFLGAGAIYKLGVNTHGLTTAATIWAVAAVGLAIGTGMYEAAILVTLLLLFVLSTLDKVGKRIFRGGALKTLKINFKSAKLETSKVFSILEKYEIVTKNINVVQSTNKQNSKILLYVYFPENVSVKELYKDLNELKNVSEISLGQDF, translated from the coding sequence ATGGACTTCTCTTTTTTAGATTCTACGGAAATCACTATGCCCGTTATTGCCGCCCGGCTTATGCTCAGTATTTTGTTGGGCGGGCTTTTGGGGTGGGAGCGGGAGCGTAACCGGCATACGGCAGGGCTGCGGACGCTTATTATTATCTGCGTGGGTTCCTGCCTGCTTATGCTCATCTCCATTTATATTCCGCAGACGTTTTCTCATTACAAGAACGCAGACCCGGGTAGAATTGCTGCCCAGGTTGTCTCGGGGATAGGGTTTCTGGGGGCCGGGGCTATCTACAAGTTGGGCGTGAACACCCACGGGTTAACCACCGCCGCCACCATCTGGGCCGTGGCCGCCGTGGGTTTGGCCATTGGCACAGGTATGTATGAGGCGGCCATTCTGGTGACCTTGCTGTTGCTGTTTGTATTGTCTACCCTAGATAAAGTTGGCAAAAGGATTTTTAGGGGAGGGGCCTTGAAAACCCTGAAAATCAATTTCAAATCTGCCAAGCTGGAGACCAGCAAGGTCTTTTCTATTCTGGAGAAATATGAGATTGTGACCAAGAACATTAACGTGGTGCAGTCTACCAACAAGCAAAATTCCAAGATTCTCCTGTATGTGTATTTCCCGGAAAACGTGAGCGTGAAGGAGCTGTACAAAGACCTGAACGAACTCAAAAATGTGAGTGAAATCTCCCTGGGTCAGGACTTTTAA
- the treZ gene encoding malto-oligosyltrehalose trehalohydrolase: MSNADFSKRPLGICFTSTGQAEVLVWAPKASQVELMLNDGNTSIPLRKGEHGYWHEVTDQVKAYDTYTYRIDEEQEYPDPASKSQPLGVHGPSQATDLEQFQWDDESWQNLPLQDYVLYELHVGTFTPQGTFAGLEQKLDYLIELGVTAIEIMPVAQFPGKRNWGYDGVFPFAVQDSYGGPKGLQRLVNVCHQKGLAVVLDVVYNHLGPEGNYLGVYGHYFTDKYNTPWGPAINFDDAWSDDVRRYFIENLLMWFRDYHIDAVRLDAVHAIKDFSPVHILREMKQHVNYLMEKTGRTHHMIVELDLNDTRFINPLEEQGYGMDAQWVDEFHHALRVTMTGENTGYYADFTGICDLAKAYRDAYVYDGQYSPHRFKSFGVKAEHNPGHQFIVFSQNHDQVGNRMLGERLGQLVSFEMQKLAAAAVIFSPFLPMLWMGEEYSEPNPFQYFVSHTDPQLAQAVREGRKAEFAAFHAQGEAPDPMAEKTFLQSKLQWELLEEELHQTMFRYYQTLLRLRQELPALKKLNREHVAVEENEAHQTLILRRGHQNEQVVCLMNFSAEPQTLLLPIGAKEWNLVLDSASPDWNGPQATELKAAGGSKVTLQPESALVYQVAFK, encoded by the coding sequence ATGAGTAACGCCGACTTTTCAAAACGCCCTTTAGGGATTTGCTTTACCTCTACCGGTCAGGCCGAAGTTCTGGTGTGGGCGCCCAAGGCCAGCCAGGTGGAACTCATGCTCAATGACGGCAATACCAGCATTCCGTTGCGCAAAGGCGAGCACGGCTATTGGCATGAAGTAACCGACCAGGTGAAAGCCTATGACACGTATACTTATAGAATAGACGAAGAACAGGAATACCCAGATCCTGCCTCTAAATCACAGCCCCTGGGAGTGCACGGTCCCTCACAGGCCACAGACCTGGAGCAATTCCAGTGGGACGATGAGTCCTGGCAAAACCTTCCTCTCCAAGACTATGTGTTGTATGAACTGCATGTGGGCACGTTTACCCCGCAGGGCACCTTTGCAGGTCTGGAGCAAAAGCTGGATTACCTGATAGAACTGGGCGTGACCGCGATTGAGATCATGCCGGTGGCGCAGTTCCCGGGAAAGCGAAACTGGGGCTATGACGGCGTATTCCCGTTTGCCGTGCAAGATTCCTACGGCGGCCCCAAAGGCCTGCAACGCCTGGTGAATGTATGTCATCAGAAAGGACTTGCCGTGGTGCTGGATGTGGTGTACAACCACCTGGGCCCCGAAGGGAATTACCTGGGAGTCTACGGCCATTATTTCACAGACAAATACAACACTCCCTGGGGACCGGCCATTAATTTTGATGATGCCTGGAGCGATGACGTGCGGCGCTACTTTATTGAGAACCTGCTCATGTGGTTCCGGGATTATCATATAGATGCCGTCCGGTTAGACGCTGTGCACGCCATCAAAGACTTCAGCCCGGTGCATATCCTCAGGGAAATGAAGCAGCATGTAAATTACCTGATGGAAAAGACCGGACGGACCCACCACATGATAGTGGAACTGGACCTGAACGACACCCGCTTCATTAACCCGCTAGAGGAACAAGGCTACGGCATGGACGCCCAATGGGTAGATGAGTTTCACCACGCGCTCAGGGTGACCATGACTGGCGAGAACACGGGGTATTATGCAGACTTTACCGGAATCTGTGACCTAGCCAAAGCTTACCGCGATGCTTACGTTTATGACGGGCAATACTCGCCGCACAGGTTCAAGAGCTTCGGTGTTAAAGCAGAGCATAACCCAGGCCACCAGTTTATCGTGTTCAGCCAAAACCATGACCAGGTGGGCAACCGCATGCTGGGTGAGCGCCTGGGCCAACTGGTGAGTTTTGAGATGCAAAAGCTGGCTGCCGCCGCCGTTATTTTCAGTCCGTTTCTACCTATGCTCTGGATGGGGGAGGAATACAGTGAGCCCAACCCATTTCAGTACTTCGTGAGCCACACAGACCCTCAGCTGGCGCAAGCCGTGCGCGAAGGCCGGAAAGCGGAATTTGCGGCTTTCCATGCCCAGGGCGAGGCCCCGGACCCCATGGCTGAAAAGACGTTCTTGCAATCTAAGCTGCAATGGGAGTTACTGGAAGAAGAGCTGCACCAAACCATGTTCCGGTATTACCAAACGCTTCTGCGCCTGCGCCAAGAGCTTCCTGCCCTCAAGAAGTTAAACCGGGAGCATGTGGCTGTAGAGGAGAACGAGGCCCACCAAACCCTGATTCTGCGGCGCGGGCACCAAAATGAACAGGTAGTGTGCCTGATGAATTTCTCGGCTGAGCCACAGACGCTGCTACTTCCCATTGGGGCCAAAGAATGGAACCTGGTGCTGGACTCCGCTTCCCCTGACTGGAATGGACCGCAGGCGACTGAGCTTAAGGCGGCCGGTGGCTCCAAAGTCACCCTGCAGCCGGAAAGTGCGCTGGTTTACCAGGTAGCCTTCAAATAA
- the glgX gene encoding glycogen debranching protein GlgX, with amino-acid sequence MSIISYPGSPFPLGATWDGNGVNFALYAHNATGVELCLFDSMEAQQESAIIKMRERSYEVWHAYIPELKPGQLYGYRVNGPFEPLEGHRFNRNKLLIDPYAKAISGTINWHDSLYGYNFGHKDEDLSFNEKDSAPYIPKSVVVDPHFDWEGDKAPKIPYYKSIIYEAHVKGFTQLHPEIPEEIRGKYAAIGHPVTIKYLQEMGITAIELLPVHHFINDWTLQDKGLTNYWGYNTIGFFAPDVRYSSSGTLGQQVNEFKAMVKELHKAGIEVILDVVYNHTGEGNEKGPTLSFKGIDNASYYRLMEEDKRYYMDYTGTGNTLNANMPSVLRLIMDSLRYWILEMHIDGFRFDLASALARELHDVDRLSAFFDIIYQDPVISQVKLIAEPWDVGDGGYQVGNFPPGWSEWNGKYRDCMRDFWRGEESMLAEFANRFTGSSDLYMDDYRRPTASINFITAHDGFTLHDLVSYNEKHNLANGEDNNDGDDHNRSWNCGVEGPTEDQWIIDLRNRQKRNFLVTLFLSQGVPMLVAGDEMSRTQQGNNNAYCQDNEISWVDWAGADKELMEFSRKLIHLRKNHPVFRRRRWFQGQPIKGLGLEDIAWFTPNGQEMSGENWDEDHSKSLGIYLNGRGVHTLGPKGEVIIDDSFYVIFNAYHDSLIFQLPPEKYGAQWIVVIDTFRNLADDQGTLYNAGDSFHVEGRSVLVLKNHVHGTQMDNDE; translated from the coding sequence ACGCCCACAACGCTACTGGCGTAGAACTCTGCCTTTTTGATTCGATGGAGGCCCAGCAAGAATCAGCTATCATTAAAATGCGGGAGCGGTCCTATGAGGTCTGGCATGCCTACATTCCCGAATTAAAACCGGGGCAATTATATGGCTATAGGGTAAATGGGCCTTTTGAACCTCTGGAGGGGCATCGGTTTAACCGCAACAAGTTATTGATTGACCCCTATGCCAAAGCCATTTCGGGCACCATCAACTGGCACGACTCATTATATGGCTATAACTTCGGGCACAAAGACGAGGACCTGAGCTTTAATGAAAAAGACAGTGCCCCTTACATTCCCAAATCGGTGGTGGTAGACCCGCACTTTGACTGGGAAGGGGATAAGGCGCCTAAAATACCCTACTACAAGTCCATCATCTATGAGGCCCATGTGAAGGGCTTCACGCAGCTGCACCCAGAGATTCCCGAAGAGATTAGAGGCAAATATGCGGCCATCGGGCACCCGGTGACTATAAAGTATCTACAGGAGATGGGCATTACGGCTATTGAGTTGTTGCCGGTGCACCACTTCATCAATGACTGGACCCTGCAGGATAAAGGCCTCACCAATTACTGGGGGTATAACACCATTGGTTTCTTCGCGCCAGATGTGCGGTATTCCAGTTCCGGCACGTTAGGCCAACAGGTGAATGAGTTCAAGGCCATGGTCAAGGAGCTGCACAAAGCCGGCATAGAGGTGATCCTGGACGTGGTGTACAATCATACCGGAGAAGGCAACGAAAAAGGCCCCACGCTTTCGTTCAAGGGAATTGACAATGCCTCATATTACAGGCTCATGGAGGAAGACAAGCGCTACTACATGGACTACACCGGCACCGGCAACACCTTAAACGCCAACATGCCCAGCGTGCTGCGCCTGATCATGGATAGCCTCCGGTACTGGATCCTGGAAATGCACATAGACGGCTTCCGGTTTGACCTTGCCTCGGCGTTGGCGCGCGAACTGCATGACGTTGACCGCCTGAGCGCCTTCTTTGACATCATTTACCAAGACCCCGTGATCTCCCAAGTGAAACTCATTGCGGAGCCTTGGGATGTGGGTGATGGTGGCTACCAAGTTGGTAATTTTCCGCCCGGCTGGAGCGAATGGAACGGGAAGTACCGCGACTGCATGCGTGATTTCTGGCGCGGTGAGGAAAGCATGCTGGCCGAGTTTGCCAACCGGTTCACCGGTTCCTCAGACCTGTACATGGATGATTACCGTAGGCCTACGGCCAGTATTAACTTTATTACCGCCCATGACGGCTTCACCCTGCATGACCTGGTGTCGTATAACGAGAAGCACAACCTGGCCAACGGCGAGGACAACAATGACGGTGATGACCATAACCGTTCCTGGAACTGTGGGGTAGAAGGCCCCACCGAAGACCAGTGGATCATAGACCTGCGCAACCGCCAGAAACGAAATTTCCTGGTAACGCTCTTTCTCTCACAGGGCGTGCCCATGTTGGTGGCAGGTGATGAGATGAGCCGTACCCAGCAAGGCAATAACAATGCCTATTGCCAGGATAATGAGATTTCCTGGGTAGACTGGGCCGGGGCAGACAAAGAGTTAATGGAGTTCAGCCGGAAACTGATCCATTTGCGCAAGAATCATCCGGTATTTCGGCGCCGCCGCTGGTTCCAGGGCCAACCTATTAAAGGCCTGGGCCTGGAAGACATTGCCTGGTTTACACCCAACGGCCAGGAAATGTCTGGTGAGAATTGGGACGAGGACCATTCCAAGTCCCTGGGCATTTACCTGAACGGGCGTGGCGTGCACACACTGGGTCCCAAAGGGGAGGTAATCATTGATGACTCTTTTTACGTGATTTTCAATGCCTACCATGACTCCCTTATTTTCCAGCTTCCCCCAGAGAAATATGGCGCCCAATGGATAGTGGTGATTGATACCTTCCGTAACCTGGCAGACGATCAGGGTACCCTGTATAACGCAGGAGACTCATTCCATGTGGAAGGAAGATCGGTGCTGGTCCTTAAAAATCATGTGCACGGAACCCAAATGGATAACGATGAGTAA
- the treY gene encoding malto-oligosyltrehalose synthase: protein MYNPVATYRLQFHQKFTFQDFERIIIYLQKLGVSTIYASPIFEATPGSTHGYDGVNPHRVNPEIGTEEELKTLSGNLKENGIGWLQDIVPNHMAFHVNNPWMMDVLEKGAMSQYQKFFDINWTSPLYNGRVMVPFLGAKLEEVVQNGELQVAFDAAQQRLVLNYYDSAYPLNPRVYETILQSVGQSNQALAGLLKELDLIHREEDPKAYALQWDEFRQQLASLMQDNTVRAAIETSLQEINSDKEQILQIAQEQVYQLCHWQETDAQINFRRFFTVNGLICLNIQDPEVFATYHQYIKQLQDEGVFQGLRIDHVDGLYDPTGYLQQLRDFTGDETYLVVEKILEPGEQLPEHWPIQGSSGYDFLSLVNNLFTFQPGKEGFDKLYHQLVGEGAEVHQQIHEKKAHILTEHMGGELENLYQLFLQQRLVHEDVLGAVPAETLKAAIGEFLIQCPVYRYYGNQMPIDGAEAEAVQLVFNQIRENRPEMEGAVELLEGAILGTAPEGEDDSYQDRALKFYQRLMQFTGPLMAKGVEDTLMYTYNRFIGHNEVGDAPEAFGMSAGEFHAAMQDRQKKWPLAMNGTSTHDTKRGEDVRARLNVLTEMPEEWAAAVQEWRQLNQDLKQQNAPDANDEYLIYQTLLGAFPMPGQDEDDFENRVQEYLQKALREAKVHSNWTTPNEDYEAATKAFAVKLLDKSRPFWGSFEKFRAKTINFGIANSLSQVLLKFTAPGVPDVYQGTELWDFSLVDPDNRRPVDYEQRQVWLEELNEVDLNKQEALWEDLWQSRTDARIKLWLTRTLFTERKNNANLFSKGAYLPLEVEGEHKDHVLAFVRKHLDTWLVVAVPLHLAALAKKQGVKSLHEIDWKDTKIILPEKAPKDWQELLVRTTGKYAHELMVGDLFGIFPLALLKLKAQSERGAGILLHLTSLPSPFGIGDLGPEARNFAHFLHASHQKYWQLLPLNPIEAGQGYSPYSSISSRAGNPLLISPEQLVKDGLLTHDELPAYYLPQTGSVDYEQAKRVKDELLERAWQTFKAGDFPTLQQQFVDYAGSEAGWLHDFGLYVLLKEQNGGSAWFQWEEPYRQRDPEALEQLAQEHALDIEKIKWVQFIFARQWKNLRTYCNNRGIQMFGDMPFYISYDSVDVWGNRDIFAVDDEGNMTGVAGVPPDDFSEDGQLWGMPVFKWDVLKEQDYSWWIGRLRKNMELYDLVRLDHFRAFADYWEVPAGESTAKQGEWKLGPGAEFFTFVEKELGSLPFIAEDLGEINDLVLKLRDDFNLPGMKILQFAWGDEMPQNAYMPHNYGRNFIAYTGTHDNNTTLGWYRQEGKAHHKQIEHYVGRGLSESDIYWVMARLAYASVAKTAILPLQDVLGIDEKGRMNTPGKGEGNWGWRLLPGQINKKTEEQLREWTWLYNRD, encoded by the coding sequence ATGTATAACCCTGTCGCCACTTACCGCTTGCAGTTCCACCAAAAATTTACCTTCCAGGACTTTGAGCGCATCATCATTTATCTGCAGAAATTGGGCGTGAGCACCATTTACGCCTCGCCCATTTTTGAGGCCACCCCCGGCAGTACGCACGGCTATGATGGGGTGAACCCGCATAGGGTTAACCCGGAAATTGGTACCGAGGAAGAATTAAAAACCCTGAGCGGTAACCTGAAGGAAAACGGCATTGGCTGGCTGCAGGACATTGTGCCCAACCACATGGCCTTTCACGTCAATAACCCCTGGATGATGGATGTGCTTGAGAAGGGCGCCATGAGCCAGTACCAGAAATTCTTTGATATTAACTGGACCAGCCCTCTTTATAACGGCCGAGTGATGGTCCCGTTCCTAGGAGCGAAGCTGGAAGAGGTGGTGCAGAACGGTGAACTGCAGGTAGCCTTTGATGCGGCGCAGCAGCGCCTGGTGCTTAACTATTATGACAGCGCCTATCCTTTGAATCCGCGGGTGTATGAAACGATCCTGCAAAGTGTGGGGCAATCCAACCAAGCCTTGGCGGGGTTGCTGAAAGAACTGGACCTGATCCATAGAGAAGAAGACCCCAAAGCATATGCCCTCCAATGGGATGAATTCCGGCAGCAGCTGGCTTCCTTGATGCAGGATAACACCGTGCGGGCGGCAATAGAAACCAGCTTACAGGAAATCAATTCAGATAAAGAACAAATCCTGCAAATCGCCCAAGAACAGGTGTACCAACTGTGCCACTGGCAGGAAACCGATGCGCAGATCAACTTCCGGCGGTTCTTTACCGTGAACGGCTTGATCTGCCTCAACATCCAGGATCCCGAGGTCTTCGCCACCTACCACCAGTACATCAAGCAATTGCAGGACGAAGGTGTGTTCCAGGGCCTGCGCATTGACCACGTTGACGGCCTCTATGACCCCACCGGTTACCTGCAGCAGCTCCGCGACTTCACAGGCGACGAGACGTATCTAGTGGTGGAGAAGATCCTGGAGCCCGGCGAGCAGTTGCCAGAACATTGGCCCATCCAAGGCAGCAGCGGTTATGATTTTCTTTCACTGGTCAACAACCTGTTTACCTTCCAGCCTGGTAAAGAAGGCTTTGATAAACTTTACCACCAACTGGTGGGAGAGGGCGCCGAGGTGCACCAGCAGATCCATGAAAAAAAGGCCCACATCCTGACCGAGCACATGGGCGGCGAGTTGGAAAACCTGTACCAACTGTTTTTGCAGCAGCGCCTGGTGCACGAAGACGTCTTGGGGGCCGTACCCGCGGAAACGTTGAAAGCGGCCATTGGGGAGTTTCTGATACAGTGCCCCGTGTATCGCTACTATGGTAACCAAATGCCCATAGACGGCGCCGAGGCAGAGGCTGTGCAGCTGGTTTTCAACCAGATTCGGGAAAACAGGCCCGAAATGGAAGGGGCGGTGGAGTTGCTGGAGGGGGCTATTTTAGGTACGGCGCCTGAAGGCGAAGATGATTCCTACCAGGACCGCGCCCTGAAATTCTACCAGCGCCTCATGCAGTTTACCGGTCCGCTCATGGCCAAGGGGGTGGAAGACACGCTCATGTACACCTATAACCGCTTTATTGGGCACAATGAGGTAGGAGATGCGCCAGAAGCCTTCGGGATGAGCGCTGGGGAGTTCCATGCCGCCATGCAGGACCGGCAGAAAAAGTGGCCCCTGGCCATGAACGGTACCTCCACCCATGACACCAAACGCGGCGAGGACGTGCGCGCGCGCCTTAACGTGCTCACCGAGATGCCCGAGGAATGGGCCGCGGCCGTGCAGGAATGGCGCCAACTCAACCAAGACCTTAAGCAGCAGAACGCCCCAGACGCCAACGACGAATACCTCATTTACCAGACTCTGCTGGGCGCGTTCCCTATGCCAGGTCAGGACGAGGATGATTTTGAGAACCGGGTGCAGGAGTATTTGCAGAAAGCCCTGCGCGAGGCCAAAGTACATTCTAACTGGACCACACCCAATGAGGATTATGAAGCGGCTACCAAGGCCTTTGCCGTCAAGCTCCTGGATAAGAGCCGGCCGTTTTGGGGCAGTTTTGAGAAATTCAGGGCAAAAACGATAAACTTTGGCATCGCTAACTCGCTTAGCCAGGTACTCTTGAAATTCACTGCGCCGGGCGTGCCCGATGTGTACCAGGGCACCGAACTCTGGGACTTCAGTTTGGTGGACCCCGATAACCGCCGCCCTGTGGACTATGAGCAGCGCCAGGTTTGGCTGGAGGAACTCAATGAGGTGGACCTGAACAAGCAGGAAGCGCTATGGGAAGATCTCTGGCAGAGCCGCACCGATGCCCGCATCAAACTCTGGCTCACCCGCACGCTGTTCACTGAGCGGAAGAACAACGCCAACCTTTTCTCTAAGGGAGCCTATCTGCCCCTGGAGGTGGAAGGCGAACACAAAGACCACGTCTTGGCCTTCGTGCGCAAGCACCTCGATACCTGGCTGGTGGTAGCCGTGCCGCTGCATCTGGCGGCTCTGGCCAAAAAGCAGGGCGTGAAATCCTTGCATGAGATTGACTGGAAAGACACCAAGATCATCTTGCCCGAGAAAGCCCCCAAAGACTGGCAGGAACTGTTGGTCCGGACCACGGGCAAGTATGCGCATGAACTTATGGTGGGGGACCTGTTCGGGATTTTCCCGTTGGCGCTGCTGAAACTGAAAGCCCAGAGTGAGCGTGGGGCGGGTATCCTGCTGCACCTTACCTCTTTGCCTTCGCCCTTCGGTATTGGAGACCTGGGCCCAGAGGCCCGTAATTTCGCCCACTTCCTGCACGCCAGCCACCAAAAGTACTGGCAGTTGCTGCCCCTTAACCCCATAGAGGCGGGCCAGGGGTATTCGCCCTACAGTTCCATCTCCAGCCGGGCCGGCAATCCCTTGCTTATCAGTCCGGAGCAGTTGGTGAAAGATGGGTTGCTAACCCATGACGAACTGCCGGCGTATTACCTGCCGCAAACAGGCAGCGTGGACTATGAGCAAGCCAAACGCGTGAAAGACGAGCTGCTGGAACGCGCCTGGCAAACCTTTAAAGCCGGCGACTTCCCCACCTTGCAGCAGCAGTTTGTTGACTACGCCGGTTCAGAGGCCGGTTGGCTACATGACTTCGGGCTGTATGTGCTGTTGAAGGAGCAGAATGGCGGCAGCGCTTGGTTCCAGTGGGAGGAACCTTACCGACAACGTGACCCGGAGGCGCTGGAGCAACTGGCCCAGGAGCATGCTCTAGACATAGAAAAGATCAAATGGGTGCAGTTTATCTTCGCCAGGCAATGGAAAAACCTGCGCACTTACTGCAACAACCGCGGCATCCAAATGTTCGGAGACATGCCCTTTTACATTAGCTATGACAGCGTGGATGTATGGGGCAACCGGGACATTTTTGCGGTGGATGACGAAGGGAACATGACCGGCGTGGCCGGCGTGCCGCCCGATGATTTCTCAGAAGACGGTCAGCTATGGGGTATGCCCGTCTTTAAGTGGGACGTGCTCAAAGAACAGGACTACAGCTGGTGGATAGGCCGGCTGCGCAAGAATATGGAACTGTATGACCTGGTGCGCCTGGACCACTTCAGGGCCTTCGCCGATTACTGGGAAGTGCCCGCCGGCGAATCCACCGCCAAGCAAGGCGAATGGAAATTAGGGCCAGGGGCCGAGTTTTTCACCTTTGTAGAAAAAGAACTGGGGAGTCTGCCGTTTATAGCCGAGGACCTGGGCGAGATCAATGACCTGGTCCTGAAACTGCGTGATGATTTCAACCTGCCCGGCATGAAGATTCTGCAGTTTGCTTGGGGCGATGAAATGCCACAGAATGCCTATATGCCGCATAACTACGGCCGTAACTTTATCGCCTATACGGGCACCCATGACAATAACACCACTTTGGGGTGGTACCGCCAGGAAGGCAAGGCGCACCATAAACAGATTGAGCACTACGTGGGCCGCGGCCTGAGCGAGTCTGATATTTATTGGGTCATGGCCCGGCTGGCCTACGCCTCAGTGGCGAAGACCGCTATTCTGCCTCTGCAAGATGTGCTGGGCATTGATGAGAAAGGCCGCATGAACACCCCGGGCAAAGGCGAGGGAAACTGGGGCTGGCGTTTATTGCCCGGCCAGATAAACAAAAAGACAGAAGAGCAGTTAAGGGAGTGGACCTGGTTGTATAACCGCGACTAA